The Terracoccus luteus genome includes a region encoding these proteins:
- a CDS encoding helicase HerA-like domain-containing protein produces MREVTDAPATRSQIDEIRDGYASSDGVLKLGAAVIDGTAYADAPVQIPLSVLNRHGLVAGATGTGKTKTLQLMAEQLSEQGVPVFLADMKGDLSGIATPGESGDKITERATDVGMPWTASGYPVELYTLGGKGTGISIRSTITSFGPTLLAKVLGLNATQESSLGLIFHYADKNGLALLDLKDLRAVISHLTSDEGKADLKELGGLSSATAGVILRNLITFQDQGADAFFGEPEFDTSDLLRTASDGRGIVSCLELPGVQDRPQLFSTFLMWLLADLFHDLPEEGDVDKPKLVFFFDEAHLLFNDASKAFLDSIEQTVRLIRSKGVGVFFVTQSPKDVPSGVLAQLGNRVQHALRAFTPDDAKALKQAIATYPHTEYDMQKLLTSLGTGEAVVTVLSAKGVPTPVAWTRMKAPNSLMDPSPQATLDALVADSPLKAKYADVVDRESAYELLTKRLEAQTPADAPATPAQEPAPTAAEPKPARAPKEEPGLIAQVAGSSAFKSMLRSAGTVLGREITRSIFGTRKR; encoded by the coding sequence GTGCGAGAGGTGACTGACGCACCGGCAACCAGGTCCCAGATCGACGAGATCCGCGACGGCTACGCGAGCTCCGACGGCGTGCTCAAGCTCGGCGCCGCTGTCATCGACGGCACGGCGTATGCCGACGCCCCCGTGCAGATCCCGCTCAGCGTGCTCAACCGCCACGGCCTCGTCGCGGGCGCCACCGGCACCGGCAAGACGAAGACGCTGCAGCTCATGGCCGAGCAGCTGAGCGAGCAGGGCGTCCCGGTGTTCCTCGCCGACATGAAGGGCGACCTCTCCGGCATCGCGACCCCGGGCGAGAGCGGCGACAAGATCACCGAGCGCGCCACCGACGTCGGGATGCCGTGGACCGCGTCGGGCTACCCCGTCGAGCTCTACACGTTGGGCGGCAAGGGAACCGGCATCTCGATCCGCTCGACCATCACGAGCTTCGGGCCCACGCTGCTGGCGAAGGTGCTGGGGCTCAACGCGACCCAGGAGAGCAGCCTCGGCCTCATCTTCCACTACGCCGACAAGAACGGCCTGGCGCTACTCGACCTCAAGGACCTGCGGGCGGTCATCAGCCACCTGACGAGCGACGAGGGCAAGGCCGACCTCAAGGAGCTCGGTGGCCTGTCGAGCGCGACGGCCGGCGTCATCCTGCGCAACCTCATCACGTTCCAGGACCAGGGGGCCGACGCCTTCTTCGGTGAGCCCGAGTTCGACACCTCCGACCTGCTGCGCACGGCCTCCGACGGTCGCGGGATCGTCTCGTGCCTCGAGCTGCCCGGGGTGCAGGACCGCCCCCAGCTCTTCTCGACCTTCCTCATGTGGCTGCTCGCCGACCTCTTCCACGACCTACCGGAGGAGGGCGACGTCGACAAGCCCAAGCTCGTCTTCTTCTTCGACGAGGCGCACCTGCTCTTCAACGACGCGAGCAAGGCGTTCCTCGACTCGATCGAGCAGACCGTCCGACTCATCCGCAGCAAGGGCGTCGGAGTCTTCTTCGTCACGCAGTCGCCGAAGGACGTCCCCTCGGGGGTGCTGGCCCAGCTCGGCAACCGCGTGCAGCACGCCCTGCGCGCCTTCACCCCCGACGACGCCAAGGCCCTCAAGCAGGCCATCGCGACCTACCCGCACACCGAGTACGACATGCAGAAGCTGCTCACCAGCCTCGGCACCGGCGAGGCCGTCGTGACGGTGCTCTCGGCCAAGGGCGTGCCGACGCCGGTCGCGTGGACGCGCATGAAGGCGCCGAACTCGCTCATGGACCCCTCGCCCCAGGCCACCCTCGACGCCCTCGTGGCCGACTCCCCGCTCAAGGCCAAGTACGCCGACGTCGTCGACCGCGAGTCGGCCTACGAGCTGCTGACCAAGCGCCTGGAGGCGCAGACCCCGGCGGACGCGCCGGCCACACCGGCCCAGGAGCCCGCTCCGACGGCCGCCGAGCCCAAGCCCGCCCGCGCGCCCAAGGAGGAGCCCGGCCTCATCGCCCAGGTCGCCGGCAGCTCGGCCTTCAAGTCGATGCTGCGGTCGGCCGGCACGGTGCTCGGCCGCGAGATCACACGCAGCATCTTCGGCACGCGAAAGCGCTGA
- a CDS encoding aldo/keto reductase, with product MQQRVLGRTGAEVSVVGLGTWQLGADWGEVSDADALAVLEASADAGVTFFDTADVYGDGRSEQLIGRFLAGRGGPASGITVATKMGRRVDQVAENYTAENFRAWTERSRRNLGVDTLDLVQLHCPPSDVFTDDAVFEALDELVASGAVRHYGVSVETVDQALTAIARPNVATVQIIVNAFRLKPVDEVLPVAAEAGVGIIARVPLASGLLTGKYDLDTTFAADDHRSYNRDGSAFDVGETFSGVDFETGVRASREFADLVRAEAPEGTTPAQAAIAWLAQQPQVSSVIPGARNVEQARANAAAGEIDALGKGFDGGVRRIYDKHLRESIHPRW from the coding sequence ATGCAGCAGCGGGTTCTCGGGCGCACGGGCGCGGAGGTGTCGGTCGTCGGGCTGGGCACGTGGCAGCTGGGCGCCGACTGGGGCGAGGTGTCGGATGCCGACGCGCTCGCCGTGCTCGAGGCGTCGGCCGACGCGGGGGTGACGTTCTTCGACACCGCGGACGTCTACGGTGACGGGCGCAGCGAGCAGCTCATCGGGCGCTTCCTCGCCGGCCGGGGCGGGCCGGCATCCGGCATCACCGTCGCGACGAAGATGGGCCGGCGCGTCGACCAGGTCGCCGAGAACTACACGGCCGAGAACTTCCGGGCCTGGACGGAGCGCTCGCGGCGCAACCTCGGGGTGGACACCCTCGACCTCGTGCAGCTGCACTGCCCCCCGAGCGACGTCTTCACCGACGACGCGGTCTTCGAGGCCCTCGACGAGCTCGTCGCGAGCGGCGCCGTGCGGCACTACGGCGTCAGCGTCGAGACCGTCGACCAGGCCCTGACCGCCATCGCCCGACCGAACGTCGCGACCGTGCAGATCATCGTCAACGCCTTCCGGCTCAAGCCGGTCGACGAGGTGCTGCCCGTCGCGGCCGAGGCCGGCGTCGGCATCATCGCGCGGGTCCCGCTCGCGTCGGGGCTGCTCACCGGCAAGTACGACCTCGACACGACCTTCGCCGCCGACGACCACCGCAGCTACAACCGCGACGGCAGCGCGTTCGACGTCGGCGAGACGTTCTCCGGCGTCGACTTCGAGACGGGGGTGCGGGCCTCTCGGGAGTTCGCCGACCTCGTCCGCGCCGAGGCGCCCGAAGGCACGACGCCGGCGCAGGCGGCCATCGCCTGGCTCGCGCAGCAGCCGCAGGTGTCGTCGGTCATCCCCGGCGCTCGCAACGTCGAGCAGGCCCGCGCCAACGCGGCTGCGGGCGAGATCGACGCTCTCGGAAAGGGATTCGACGGCGGTGTGCGCCGCATCTACGACAAGCACCTGCGCGAGAGCATCCACCCCCGCTGGTGA
- a CDS encoding VanZ family protein: protein MFHEVPALPVVLPVALTAFVVLLWRLRRRGRLTVPRAAVAAALCVYLGGIIANTVFPVFVGKTDRDVPWSAFLDLAPLADYEVSDALLNVALFVPLGMLVSLVLTRPSWWRVLSVTAVTSLAIETTQYVAANVLGGGHIADVDDLASNVVGGAVGYVLLSTATRIPAVRGLVDRFRWR from the coding sequence GTGTTCCATGAGGTACCGGCCCTGCCGGTCGTGCTCCCCGTCGCCCTCACGGCGTTCGTCGTGCTGCTTTGGCGTCTGCGGCGACGCGGACGGCTGACCGTGCCCCGCGCCGCCGTGGCCGCTGCGCTGTGCGTCTACCTGGGCGGGATCATCGCGAACACCGTGTTCCCCGTCTTCGTCGGGAAGACGGACAGGGACGTGCCGTGGTCGGCGTTCCTCGACCTGGCGCCACTGGCCGACTACGAGGTCTCCGACGCGCTGCTCAACGTCGCGCTCTTCGTCCCGCTCGGGATGCTGGTGTCCCTCGTGCTCACGAGGCCCTCGTGGTGGCGCGTGTTGTCGGTCACGGCCGTGACCAGCCTGGCCATCGAGACGACCCAGTACGTCGCCGCGAACGTGCTGGGCGGCGGTCACATCGCCGACGTCGACGACCTCGCCTCGAACGTGGTCGGCGGCGCGGTGGGCTACGTGCTGCTGTCGACGGCGACCCGTATCCCCGCGGTGCGCGGACTGGTCGACCGGTTTCGTTGGCGTTGA